A window of the Lepus europaeus isolate LE1 chromosome 5, mLepTim1.pri, whole genome shotgun sequence genome harbors these coding sequences:
- the KIAA2013 gene encoding uncharacterized protein KIAA2013 homolog — MWLQQRLKGLPGLLSSSWARRLLCLLGLLLLLLWFAGSGARRAAGGLHLPSWARGEPGAAEPSACLEAATRAWRGLRERGEAVPLGPGVPALVANGFLALDVNANRLWVTPGEREPAVAPDFVPFVQLRPLSAVAEAGEAVLLPREGLLRRVRCLQLGAPGSGPAAAGPGPASASGLAAGSGRDCVLLQEDFLAHRGRPHVYLQRVQLHNPTERVAALQTVGPTAGPAPRALTSTLEKVGDHQFLLYSGRATPLPTGQVHLVVVAAKKLVNRLQVAPKTQLDETVLWVVHVSSPLSPQVLKSRAAKELKALQDAARKEMLELLAMPAAELLQDHQRLWAQLFSPGVEMKKITDAHTPSGLTVNLTLYYMLSCSPAPLLSPSLSHREREQMESTLNYEDHCFSGHATMHAENLWPGQLSSVPQILQLSDLWRLTLQKRGCKGLVRAGAPGILQGMVLSFGGLQFTENHLQFQADPDVLHNSYALHGIRYKDDLIDLAVLADAEGKPYLHVAVEPRGQPGKIYACEAGCLDEPVELTSVPGGQTFSVMVTQPITPLLYISTDLMHLQDLRHTLHLKAILAHDEHMAQQDPGLPFLFWFSVASLITLFHLFLFKLIYNEYCGPGAKPLFRSKEDPSV; from the exons ATGTGGCTGCAGCAGCGGCTTAAGGGGCTGCCGGGACTGCTGTCGAGCAGCTGGGCCCGCCGCCTCCTCTGCCTGCtcggcctcctgctgctgctgctgtggttcGCGGGCTCCGGGGCGCGGCGCGCGGCGGGCGGCCTGCACCTGCCGTCCTGGGCCCGCGGCGAGCCGGGCGCCGCCGAGCCCTCCGCCTGCCTGGAGGCGGCCACCCGCGCCTGGCGCGGCCTGCGCGAGCGAGGCGAGGCCGTGCCGCTGGGCCCTGGCGTGCCGGCGCTGGTGGCCAACGGCTTTCTGGCCCTGGACGTGAACGCCAACCGGCTGTGGGTGACCCCCGGGGAGCGGGAGCCCGCCGTGGCGCCGGACTTCGTGCCCTTCGTGCAGCTGCGCCCGCTGAGCGCGGTGGCCGAGGCGGGAGAGGCGGTGCTGCTGCCGCGGGAGGGCCTGCTGCGCCGCGTGCGGTGCCTGCAGCTGGGGGCCCCGGGCTctggccccgccgccgccggccccgggCCCGCCTCGGCCTCGGGCCTCGCCGCGGGGTCGGGCCGTGACTGTGTGCTGCTACAGGAGGACTTCCTGGCGCACCGGGGCCGGCCCCACGTCTACCTGCAGCGCGTGCAGCTGCACAACCCCACGGAGCGCGTGGCCGCGCTGCAGACCGTGGGGCCCACGGCCGGGCCGGCCCCCAGGGCCCTCACCAGCACCCTGGAGAAGGTCGGAGACCACCAGTTCCTCCTCTACTCGGGCCGGGCCACGCCTCTGCCCACCGGGCAGGTGCACCTGGTGGTGGTGGCCGCCAAGAAGCTGGTGAACCGGCTGCAGGTGGCTCCCAAGACGCAGCTGGACGAGACGGTGCTGTGGGTGGTGCACGTGTCCAGCCCCCTTAGCCCCCAGGTGCTCAAAAGCAGAGCGGCCAAGGAGCTCAAGGCCCTGCAGGACGCGGCGCGGAAAGAAATGCTGGAGCTGCTGGCGATGCCGGCGGCCGAGCTGCTGCAGGACCACCAGCGCCTCTGGGCTCAGCTGTTCAGCCCAG GAGTGGAAATGAAGAAGATCACGGACGCCCACACGCCCTCCGGCCTGACCGTGAACTTGACCCTGTACTACATGctctcctgctccccagccccgctGCTCAGCCCCTCCCTGAGCCACAGAGAGCGGGAGCAGATGGAGTCGACGCTCAACTACGAAGACCACTGCTTCAGCGGCCACGCCACCATGCACGCCGAGAACCTGTGGCCGGGGCAGCTGTCCTCGGTGCCGCAGATCCTGCAGCTGTCTGACCTGTGGCGGCTCACCCTGCAGAAGCGCGGCTGCAAGGGGCTGGTGAGGGCGGGCGCCCCGGGCATCCTGCAGGGCATGGTGCTGAGCTTCGGGGGGCTGCAGTTCACGGAGAACCACCTGCAGTTCCAAGCCGACCCCGACGTGCTGCACAACAGCTACGCCTTGCACGGCATCCGCTACAAGGACGACCTCATCGACCTGGCCGTGCTCGCCGACGCGGAGGGCAAGCCCTACCTGCACGTGGCCGTGGAGCCCCGCGGCCAGCCTGGCAAGATCTACGCCTGCGAGGCGGGCTGCCTGGACGAGCCCGTGGAGCTGACCTCCGTGCCGGGCGGCCAGACGTTCTCGGTCATGGTGACGCAGCCCATCACGCCGCTGCTGTACATCTCCACTGACCTCATGCACCTGCAGGACCTGCGGCACACGCTGCACCTCAAGGCCATCCTGGCCCACGACGAGCACATGGCCCAGCAGGACCCCGGGCTGCCCTTCCTCTTCTGGTTCAGCGTGGCCTCCCTCATCACCCTCTTCCACCTCTTCCTCTTCAAGCTCATCTACAACGAGTACTGCGGGCCCGGGGCCAAGCCCCTCTTCAGGAGCAAG GAAGATCCCAGCGTGTGA